In bacterium, a genomic segment contains:
- a CDS encoding L-threonine 3-dehydrogenase, with translation MKTKILVTGALGQIGTELIYRLRNIYGADQVIATDIRMPESKELLDSGPFEFLDVLNPNQITRVMQIHEVGTIYHMAALLSAIGETRPNLAWDLNMNGLYNMLESARQYKCALFFPSSIGAFGPETPLDHTPQTTIMRPKTMYGITKVSGELLCDYYYNKFDVDTRGVRFPGLISYETRPGGGTTDYAVEIFRKAKKYGTYTSYLKRNTSLDMMYMPDAIDAMVQLMEADASRLKHRNAFNITAMHFTPDELAKEIQKYIPDFEIKYDIDPIRQAIADSWPNSMDDSAAREEWAWNPKYNLEKMTQEMLEKV, from the coding sequence ATGAAAACAAAAATTTTAGTGACCGGTGCCTTAGGGCAAATTGGAACCGAGTTGATTTACCGTTTACGTAATATTTATGGAGCAGATCAGGTTATTGCCACAGATATCCGGATGCCCGAATCCAAAGAGCTGCTAGACAGCGGTCCGTTTGAATTTTTAGATGTGCTCAATCCCAATCAAATTACGCGTGTGATGCAAATTCATGAGGTCGGCACCATTTACCATATGGCGGCATTGCTTTCTGCTATTGGAGAAACCAGACCCAATTTAGCCTGGGATTTAAACATGAATGGTTTGTACAACATGTTGGAAAGTGCACGTCAATACAAGTGTGCTTTATTTTTCCCCAGTTCTATTGGTGCTTTTGGTCCAGAAACGCCACTTGATCATACTCCACAAACAACTATCATGCGTCCAAAAACCATGTACGGTATTACCAAAGTCAGCGGTGAATTGCTCTGTGATTATTATTACAATAAATTTGATGTCGATACCCGTGGCGTGCGTTTTCCAGGTTTGATTTCTTATGAGACGCGTCCCGGTGGTGGAACCACAGATTATGCGGTTGAAATTTTTAGAAAAGCCAAAAAGTACGGCACCTACACCAGTTACTTAAAGCGCAATACTTCTTTAGATATGATGTATATGCCAGATGCCATCGATGCCATGGTACAGTTGATGGAAGCAGATGCAAGTCGTTTAAAACACCGTAATGCATTTAACATTACGGCCATGCATTTTACGCCAGATGAGTTGGCCAAAGAAATTCAGAAGTACATTCCGGACTTTGAAATCAAATACGACATAGATCCAATCAGACAAGCCATCGCCGACTCCTGGCCCAACAGTATGGATGATTCAGCCGCTAGAGAAGAGTGGGCCTGGAATCCAAAATACAATTTGGAAAAAATGACCCAAGAAATGCTTGAAAAAGTTTAG
- a CDS encoding DUF481 domain-containing protein, with amino-acid sequence MKKILLSLILVLGAAAYAQDEEATEDLSEKTATQAATQTEVAPEVKADDMGWKANAGLSGVANTGNAVNQTVSGSFSVVNRAGMNKVELSGIGAYGRAQDDAGVTSTNTENWRTQLRYDRYLNDSMAVFGYGHLGQDRPAGFEWRFGGGSGFAHEVIKKEKDFLRYELGYDYTREDRTTGVEADIHSARVFGIYKRKISDWADFSQTVELLYNLEKSDDFRFNTLTGLITKLTDKVGFQVGYAMRFDNDPVTGAEKLDTQTQAGLTVNFL; translated from the coding sequence ATGAAAAAAATTTTATTAAGTTTAATTTTAGTTCTTGGTGCAGCTGCCTACGCTCAAGATGAGGAAGCCACTGAAGATCTTTCAGAAAAAACGGCAACTCAAGCTGCAACGCAAACTGAAGTTGCTCCAGAAGTTAAAGCAGATGATATGGGTTGGAAAGCCAATGCAGGTTTAAGTGGTGTAGCTAACACGGGTAACGCTGTTAACCAAACGGTTAGCGGATCATTTTCTGTGGTAAACAGAGCAGGAATGAATAAGGTTGAGTTATCGGGTATTGGTGCCTATGGTCGTGCACAAGACGATGCAGGTGTGACCAGTACCAACACGGAAAACTGGAGAACACAACTAAGATATGATCGTTATTTGAATGACAGCATGGCCGTATTTGGCTATGGGCATTTGGGTCAAGATAGACCTGCCGGATTTGAATGGCGTTTTGGTGGTGGTTCTGGTTTTGCTCATGAAGTCATTAAAAAAGAAAAAGACTTTTTACGTTATGAACTGGGTTATGACTATACCCGTGAAGATCGAACAACTGGCGTAGAAGCGGATATTCATTCTGCCCGTGTATTTGGGATTTACAAACGTAAAATTTCTGATTGGGCAGACTTTTCTCAGACCGTTGAATTATTGTACAACTTGGAAAAAAGTGATGACTTTAGGTTTAATACTTTAACGGGCCTCATTACGAAACTAACAGATAAAGTTGGTTTCCAAGTAGGTTACGCCATGAGATTTGACAATGATCCAGTGACTGGAGCCGAAAAATTAGACACTCAAACGCAAGCAGGTTTGACGGTTAACTTTTTATAA
- a CDS encoding OmpA family protein — protein MFKKYIYGLIVLLAVNAPAQYLTQGKMEFGAYGGYATLDSFSQTEPKDAALYGLRFGIFASDKTSFELAYQMLPTEALTTSNAKLNTLNVNYMYHFFRNVRFTPTLTLGMGWLRTDIDPIINQSNDLAINTGLGFKVFFSENWAFRADARYVYAEVLTEHQQNYEFTGGISYLTGGHKDADKDKVRDNVDQCLKTPMGAKVDNKGCGIDMDKDGVFDGIDQCNKTPQGAKVDTKGCGIDTDKDGVFDGIDQCENSPAGSKVNEKGCLLDADEDGVEDKDDACPDTPNGIAVNEKGCPRDSDKDGVSDVEDLCPNTEQGQSVDIKGCPQVVKSRGVLKGVNFKSGSSELTLNSMVILEDVAKELLEFPRVRIEIQGHTDSVGAAEFNQKISYARAKSVMTYLVSKGVPQDRMVAKGYGESQPIASNKTAGGRAQNRRVELKWVD, from the coding sequence ATGTTTAAAAAATATATCTATGGTTTAATCGTTCTTTTGGCAGTCAATGCGCCTGCTCAATATTTAACTCAGGGAAAAATGGAGTTTGGTGCATATGGTGGTTATGCGACGTTAGACTCTTTTAGTCAAACTGAGCCTAAAGATGCGGCTTTGTATGGTCTTCGTTTTGGAATTTTTGCTTCAGATAAAACCAGTTTTGAATTGGCTTACCAGATGTTACCCACAGAGGCATTAACCACATCCAATGCAAAATTAAATACACTCAATGTTAATTATATGTACCATTTTTTTAGAAATGTACGATTCACACCCACCCTTACTTTGGGTATGGGGTGGCTAAGAACCGATATTGATCCAATCATCAATCAAAGTAATGATTTGGCAATTAATACTGGTTTGGGTTTTAAAGTGTTCTTCAGTGAAAATTGGGCATTTAGAGCAGACGCGCGTTATGTTTATGCTGAAGTGTTAACGGAACATCAGCAGAACTATGAATTTACTGGAGGTATTTCTTACTTAACCGGTGGTCATAAAGACGCAGATAAAGATAAAGTCAGAGATAATGTTGATCAATGTCTAAAAACACCCATGGGTGCTAAAGTTGATAACAAAGGCTGTGGAATAGATATGGATAAAGATGGCGTATTTGATGGTATTGATCAATGCAATAAAACACCCCAAGGAGCTAAAGTCGATACCAAAGGTTGTGGCATTGATACGGATAAAGACGGTGTGTTTGATGGTATTGATCAGTGTGAAAATTCACCTGCAGGTAGTAAAGTGAATGAAAAAGGCTGTCTATTGGATGCAGATGAAGATGGGGTGGAAGACAAAGACGATGCTTGTCCGGATACGCCCAATGGTATTGCCGTTAATGAAAAAGGCTGTCCAAGAGATAGTGATAAAGATGGGGTTTCTGATGTAGAAGATTTATGTCCAAACACAGAACAAGGTCAATCCGTGGATATCAAGGGTTGTCCCCAAGTGGTTAAATCAAGAGGTGTTTTAAAAGGAGTTAACTTTAAATCTGGAAGTTCAGAACTCACTTTAAACTCAATGGTTATTTTAGAAGATGTGGCAAAAGAACTTTTAGAATTTCCAAGGGTGCGTATTGAGATACAAGGTCATACCGATAGCGTTGGTGCCGCAGAATTTAATCAAAAAATTTCTTATGCACGAGCAAAGTCTGTGATGACTTATTTGGTTAGCAAAGGTGTACCGCAGGATAGAATGGTTGCCAAAGGCTATGGTGAAAGTCAGCCTATAGCAAGCAATAAAACAGCCGGTGGCAGAGCTCAAAACAGAAGAGTTGAATTGAAGTGGGTTGATTGA
- a CDS encoding PilZ domain-containing protein, with the protein MTVLRKSKRFTSSIPAYFYAYGKKRSAVIENFSHTGIFLNAQTILKNNSSITVFFSHNGFQHKVQYKVVRPQLEVNLKTNKTYPRGMGLELNDHKNPFPIFANYTNITPDTQQISKHESSHIIVFNHVFDFINLYHAQITNLNLTFLNKQKIPVRTNINIVIRTKDQNFSCSFSVSVTKLVKDIYSKHYYVYCEVDQNTQKQLQLLVDETLSQHKLYKNQPIANKGNLLQHPLAKIILNSIDMKYSGMLNISNFEKQSIASFYFKDGQLLHVETNSKQRLLKVILNSNSISAKSKQSILKQNLNLKKPIDLRDYLIRKNILSADLMFNLWKQYLLKNFRHLANMLNLNYYFIKKLPKEIIALNETLEIKNNIFALLNGYDDIFLKHFSHFSTEKHFTIHKQKLYLWPQMILNLHHLITEQTIYDQEKLAKALSISQKESRALICYLSFINELIVID; encoded by the coding sequence TTGACTGTTCTAAGAAAAAGTAAACGTTTTACAAGTTCAATTCCAGCATACTTTTATGCCTATGGGAAAAAACGATCTGCTGTTATTGAAAATTTTTCACATACAGGTATTTTTTTAAACGCTCAAACTATCTTGAAAAATAACAGTTCTATTACCGTTTTTTTTAGTCACAATGGTTTCCAACACAAAGTACAATATAAAGTGGTTCGCCCACAACTGGAAGTTAATTTAAAAACCAATAAAACCTACCCCAGAGGAATGGGCCTTGAACTTAACGATCACAAAAACCCTTTTCCTATTTTTGCCAACTACACAAATATTACACCTGATACTCAACAAATCTCTAAGCATGAATCCTCTCATATCATAGTTTTTAACCATGTTTTTGATTTTATTAACCTTTACCATGCACAAATTACCAATCTAAATTTAACATTTTTAAACAAACAAAAAATTCCTGTAAGAACAAACATCAATATTGTTATCCGAACTAAAGATCAAAATTTTAGCTGTAGTTTTAGTGTCTCGGTTACCAAACTTGTTAAAGACATTTATAGTAAGCACTACTATGTCTACTGTGAGGTTGATCAAAATACTCAAAAACAATTGCAATTGCTTGTTGATGAAACACTCAGTCAACATAAGCTATACAAAAATCAACCTATTGCCAATAAAGGTAACTTACTTCAACATCCTTTGGCTAAAATAATCTTAAACTCTATTGACATGAAATACTCCGGGATGCTCAACATCTCAAATTTTGAAAAACAAAGCATCGCATCTTTTTATTTTAAAGATGGTCAATTGCTGCATGTGGAAACCAATAGCAAACAACGTTTATTAAAGGTTATTCTCAACTCAAACTCCATTTCTGCTAAATCAAAGCAAAGTATCTTAAAGCAAAATTTGAATTTAAAAAAGCCTATAGATCTTAGAGATTATCTCATTAGAAAAAACATTCTGTCTGCTGATTTAATGTTTAATTTATGGAAACAGTATTTATTAAAAAACTTTCGCCACTTGGCCAATATGTTGAACTTAAATTACTACTTTATTAAAAAGTTACCCAAAGAAATCATTGCGCTTAATGAAACTTTAGAAATTAAAAATAATATTTTTGCTCTACTCAATGGCTACGATGACATCTTCTTAAAACATTTTAGTCATTTCTCAACTGAAAAACATTTCACTATACACAAGCAAAAACTTTATCTTTGGCCACAAATGATTTTAAACCTTCATCATCTAATTACCGAGCAAACAATTTATGATCAAGAAAAGCTAGCCAAGGCGCTCTCTATCTCACAAAAAGAAAGTCGCGCCTTGATTTGCTATTTAAGTTTTATCAATGAACTTATTGTCATTGACTAA
- a CDS encoding alpha/beta hydrolase, which translates to MIKLTILALSLCLSACASKAPQKHNIFKRHYGNDAIKNELNQLLEDNYAETQAISVYYMTNRKQGDFSYNCGPNTFENNVDKTIHFGACKVSVPTNHLVGDISYSQDPRASSHQNYKFLQHNAMQEHELSSQLSTFQNDILVFVHGFNVPFEQAVLRAAQIKYDLKFKGEIVLVSWPAGAEGSSYMIHKTYAKNKDNSLKSYALIHRMVDILVQSQHKAHILVHSMGHQVFLPGLVSYSQKNPEIIKQAPIFAEGIFHAPDIATQKAVLYFKNIRQYFDRTTVYCSHKDYAITASKIYNENQRLGHCFNLANTDVINVSLLHEQLQSLDYLGHSYYASRALLGDMFQVLLSLDAKKRLFIRSAEPYAPENYFLRP; encoded by the coding sequence TTGATAAAATTAACAATTTTAGCATTGTCTCTTTGTTTGTCCGCATGTGCAAGTAAAGCGCCTCAAAAGCATAATATTTTTAAACGCCACTACGGCAATGATGCCATAAAAAATGAACTAAACCAACTGCTTGAAGATAATTATGCTGAAACTCAAGCCATTTCTGTCTACTACATGACCAATAGAAAACAAGGTGATTTTAGTTATAACTGTGGCCCCAACACTTTTGAGAATAATGTCGATAAAACAATTCATTTTGGTGCGTGTAAGGTAAGTGTCCCCACCAACCATCTTGTGGGTGATATCAGTTACTCTCAAGACCCAAGAGCCAGCTCTCATCAGAATTATAAATTTTTGCAACACAATGCTATGCAAGAACATGAGCTAAGTTCACAATTGAGTACTTTTCAAAATGATATTCTGGTTTTCGTACATGGATTTAATGTTCCCTTTGAACAAGCTGTGTTAAGGGCAGCACAAATTAAATATGACCTAAAATTTAAAGGCGAAATTGTCCTGGTATCATGGCCGGCCGGCGCCGAAGGTAGCAGTTATATGATTCATAAAACTTATGCCAAAAATAAAGACAACAGTTTAAAATCATATGCCTTGATTCATCGCATGGTAGATATTTTAGTACAATCCCAACATAAAGCACATATTTTAGTTCACTCGATGGGACATCAAGTATTCTTGCCTGGATTGGTGAGTTATTCTCAGAAAAACCCTGAAATCATTAAACAGGCACCCATCTTTGCAGAAGGTATTTTTCATGCTCCAGATATTGCTACCCAAAAAGCTGTTTTGTACTTTAAAAATATACGTCAATATTTTGATAGAACGACAGTATATTGTTCGCACAAAGATTATGCGATTACAGCTTCAAAAATTTACAATGAAAATCAACGTCTGGGACACTGTTTTAACCTTGCAAATACTGATGTTATTAACGTATCCTTGTTGCACGAGCAGTTGCAAAGCTTAGATTATTTGGGACATAGTTATTATGCTTCAAGAGCTCTTTTAGGTGATATGTTTCAAGTACTCTTAAGTTTAGATGCAAAAAAAAGATTGTTTATCCGTAGTGCGGAGCCATATGCTCCAGAAAATTATTTTTTAAGACCTTAA
- a CDS encoding tetratricopeptide repeat protein, whose translation MFKKENKYKYLLFLTPLLTYVFFLNAPAYFDDIVLFQNNHWLLSGPKPSWFHVLFLDGQQSFAGYRPILMQLSQWNTQLFGANFFSWRVINLLVHISNGILLYYFIRSFKVKPKYAFYMALLFLIHPIQTLAVQFVWKRSTSFAVFFMFLGLCHYAYCRWYKYVSVLLQVVLFSLAFFCKEIAIIYPALLFSYAVLNQKNQEQTFAQKRFLFLSLFIFAGILLWFRLFYIQELLAPSLGQMTQNRVFDKDIYFLSSMRSVLHYIMWFFNPEPFLMNDPLPVTKLINGYTPLYTILIGVSFFVLFKKNVLPIAKFFIIGFWLSMLPHTSFYPLYNIEDQIRMYFAVASLAVLSVLLVEGALKKWKSKLSIEYVFIPITVVFIALTCLQNIKYYSPQVIWSDVASAYDHSDFAHSELGDIYFNQKQYAKSIEHYQKSLAISAKPYYRIKIARSVWLKENNKKAVYAVLKPLDYKQLNIEEFSDFLTLFIMMKDFEKAQWLLGQVINRFQNNERLLYTAGKLYHAQKDYKKASVFFQQVLKINPQNGFAQQYLQQIKRQQVSE comes from the coding sequence ATGTTTAAAAAAGAAAATAAATACAAATACTTACTTTTTTTAACGCCGTTATTGACTTATGTCTTTTTTTTAAATGCTCCAGCTTACTTTGATGACATTGTTCTTTTTCAAAACAACCATTGGCTGCTATCCGGACCAAAGCCATCTTGGTTTCATGTTTTATTTTTAGATGGTCAGCAAAGCTTTGCCGGCTACAGACCTATTTTAATGCAACTATCACAGTGGAATACTCAACTTTTTGGCGCTAACTTTTTTTCATGGCGTGTGATTAATTTGTTGGTGCATATCAGCAACGGTATCTTGTTGTATTACTTTATCCGTTCTTTTAAAGTGAAGCCTAAATATGCTTTTTACATGGCCTTACTTTTTTTAATTCACCCTATACAGACTCTGGCAGTACAGTTTGTGTGGAAACGCAGTACAAGTTTTGCTGTTTTTTTTATGTTTTTAGGTTTGTGTCACTATGCTTATTGTCGTTGGTATAAGTATGTTTCTGTATTGCTGCAAGTGGTTTTATTTTCACTGGCGTTTTTCTGTAAAGAAATAGCCATTATCTACCCTGCATTATTGTTTAGCTATGCGGTATTGAATCAAAAAAATCAGGAGCAGACGTTTGCACAAAAAAGGTTCCTGTTTTTAAGTCTTTTTATTTTTGCAGGAATATTGTTGTGGTTTAGATTGTTTTACATTCAAGAATTGTTGGCACCAAGTTTAGGGCAAATGACTCAAAATAGAGTGTTTGATAAAGATATTTATTTTTTAAGTTCAATGCGCTCTGTGTTGCATTATATCATGTGGTTTTTTAATCCTGAGCCTTTTTTAATGAATGATCCCTTACCTGTGACCAAGTTGATCAACGGCTATACTCCGCTGTATACTATACTAATTGGCGTCAGTTTTTTTGTGCTATTTAAGAAAAACGTTTTACCTATTGCCAAGTTTTTTATTATTGGTTTTTGGTTGTCCATGCTGCCACATACTTCCTTTTATCCCTTGTACAATATAGAAGATCAAATCAGGATGTATTTTGCCGTTGCTTCCTTGGCTGTGTTAAGCGTGTTGCTTGTTGAAGGGGCATTGAAAAAATGGAAAAGTAAGCTATCCATTGAATACGTGTTTATCCCGATCACTGTTGTTTTTATCGCCTTAACTTGTTTACAAAATATAAAATACTACAGTCCACAGGTCATCTGGTCGGATGTTGCATCAGCCTATGATCATAGTGATTTTGCGCATAGTGAGTTGGGTGATATTTATTTTAATCAAAAACAGTATGCAAAATCTATTGAACATTATCAAAAATCTTTAGCCATAAGTGCTAAGCCATATTATCGAATTAAAATTGCACGATCAGTCTGGTTAAAAGAAAACAATAAAAAAGCAGTGTATGCTGTACTAAAGCCTTTAGATTATAAGCAACTGAATATTGAAGAGTTTAGTGATTTTTTAACTTTATTTATTATGATGAAGGACTTTGAAAAAGCGCAGTGGCTTTTGGGTCAGGTCATCAACCGCTTTCAGAATAATGAACGGTTGTTGTATACCGCAGGAAAACTCTACCATGCCCAAAAAGATTATAAAAAAGCCAGTGTTTTTTTTCAACAAGTGTTAAAAATTAACCCACAAAATGGCTTTGCCCAGCAGTACTTACAACAAATCAAGCGTCAGCAGGTCTCTGAGTAA
- a CDS encoding cation:proton antiporter subunit C, which produces MTQYLLIFLILCLGLSGVLFCKNLMKKLMALNIMQVSIILFFIAMAYKKHGLAPIAQHAHDISHIINPLPHALMLTAIVVGVATTGLALSLLIRIHRAYGTLDEQALIKKVQKES; this is translated from the coding sequence ATGACTCAATACTTACTGATTTTTTTAATTTTATGTTTAGGGTTAAGTGGAGTTCTGTTTTGCAAAAACCTGATGAAAAAACTGATGGCGCTTAATATCATGCAAGTATCCATTATTTTGTTTTTTATAGCTATGGCTTACAAGAAGCATGGTTTAGCTCCTATAGCTCAGCATGCTCATGATATCAGTCATATTATCAACCCTCTCCCCCATGCCCTCATGCTAACAGCTATTGTTGTTGGGGTTGCAACCACAGGCTTAGCCTTAAGTTTATTGATTAGAATTCACCGTGCTTATGGCACCTTGGATGAGCAAGCGCTCATTAAAAAAGTACAAAAGGAATCATAA
- a CDS encoding cation:proton antiporter (subunit B of antiporter complex involved in resistance to high concentrations of Na+, K+, Li+ and/or alkali) yields the protein MKSFDSNILNLGAKIVTPPMIVFAFYVFFHGHYGPGGGFQAGAILAAAYMLNRMCLKPQQNFAIPLRLLLFGAALGTLTYFFVGALSMPTSFLDYSIPFGSGKHRALGSLLIELGVTITVPSALCLIFELLTRAAMDSES from the coding sequence ATGAAATCATTTGATAGCAACATACTTAATCTTGGTGCAAAAATAGTCACACCACCCATGATTGTCTTTGCGTTCTATGTCTTTTTTCATGGCCACTATGGCCCTGGTGGAGGTTTTCAAGCTGGTGCTATTTTAGCTGCCGCTTATATGCTCAATAGAATGTGCTTAAAACCTCAACAAAACTTTGCTATTCCTTTACGTTTGCTCTTATTTGGTGCAGCTCTTGGAACTTTGACTTATTTTTTCGTTGGTGCCTTGAGTATGCCAACGTCTTTTCTGGATTACAGTATTCCTTTTGGTAGTGGTAAACACCGTGCTCTAGGTAGTCTACTTATTGAGTTGGGGGTTACTATCACCGTACCCAGTGCTCTGTGCTTAATTTTTGAATTATTAACCCGTGCCGCGATGGATTCAGAATCATGA
- a CDS encoding DUF4040 domain-containing protein, whose product MNIDIILDLLLIFLFLCGAFALYGSSLLNAVIIFGAFSFFSALIFTLMGALDVAFTEACIGAAITTIYFVTGIFKTSKHNEVES is encoded by the coding sequence ATGAATATTGATATTATCCTAGATCTGCTTTTGATTTTTCTGTTCTTGTGTGGAGCTTTTGCATTGTATGGCTCCAGTCTACTTAATGCAGTGATTATTTTTGGTGCTTTTAGTTTCTTCTCCGCGCTTATTTTTACTCTAATGGGCGCTTTAGACGTAGCCTTTACAGAAGCTTGTATTGGAGCTGCCATCACCACAATCTATTTTGTTACTGGGATATTTAAAACATCCAAACACAATGAGGTAGAATCGTGA
- the mnhG gene encoding monovalent cation/H(+) antiporter subunit G has protein sequence MIALLGKVLFLIGFFFTFLGIIGVLRFPDFYSRLHAVGKSDTLGIALMLIGIALQHAFSLDTLKILFILVFIFFANPLLTHALSRAALKFGLKPWKLTDEEKLK, from the coding sequence ATGATTGCTCTACTTGGGAAAGTACTTTTTTTGATTGGCTTCTTTTTCACTTTTTTAGGCATCATTGGCGTTTTACGCTTTCCCGATTTTTATTCACGATTACATGCCGTAGGAAAATCAGATACTTTAGGCATAGCTCTAATGCTTATTGGCATTGCATTGCAACATGCTTTTAGCCTTGATACTTTAAAGATCTTATTCATTCTTGTTTTTATATTTTTTGCCAACCCTTTGCTAACGCATGCACTTTCCAGAGCAGCTTTAAAGTTTGGCTTAAAACCCTGGAAATTAACCGATGAAGAGAAACTTAAATGA
- a CDS encoding monovalent cation/H+ antiporter complex subunit F — MSFFQIMLYILCAVMALSLYRVFTGPTLFDRLTGIGLIASKTLVILLLIGIVTNQLTYYIDIALSYAILGFIGPLVLAKFMQDKQDLEQDTQIKENIK; from the coding sequence ATGAGTTTCTTTCAAATCATGCTTTATATTTTATGCGCCGTTATGGCCCTTTCACTCTATAGAGTTTTTACTGGACCAACCTTGTTTGATCGATTGACAGGCATTGGCTTAATTGCAAGCAAAACGCTGGTTATTCTTTTACTGATAGGCATTGTCACCAATCAACTCACCTACTATATTGATATTGCCTTAAGCTACGCTATTTTAGGCTTTATAGGCCCCTTGGTTCTGGCTAAATTCATGCAAGACAAACAAGACCTTGAGCAGGATACACAGATAAAGGAAAACATAAAATGA
- a CDS encoding Na+/H+ antiporter subunit E yields the protein MFTFLTLFGFWLTLSQKFDLLHVSEGFILCAIVSFITLNYIFPKSQRPPFSLLKSLAFLRYCLWLIWQVIDSNLKMIPVILKPIMPINPSIIKFDQKLPHVFAQLTLANSITLTPGTVTLDIEGDTFVIHALTHDAVKSLLPDGLQGEMQERVHRLFEHSDLHNKKEVA from the coding sequence GTGTTTACTTTTTTAACATTGTTTGGTTTTTGGCTAACGCTTTCACAAAAATTTGATCTATTGCACGTTTCTGAGGGGTTTATTCTTTGTGCAATTGTTAGTTTTATTACGCTAAACTACATCTTTCCAAAATCGCAAAGGCCTCCATTTTCATTGCTAAAAAGTCTTGCATTCCTTCGCTATTGTTTATGGCTCATATGGCAAGTGATTGACTCTAATCTTAAGATGATACCAGTCATTTTAAAACCCATCATGCCCATCAATCCATCAATCATTAAATTTGATCAAAAGTTGCCACATGTTTTTGCCCAATTGACACTGGCCAACTCAATTACACTGACCCCAGGAACCGTTACCCTGGATATTGAAGGTGATACATTTGTGATTCATGCATTAACCCATGATGCGGTCAAAAGCCTTTTACCCGATGGTTTACAAGGAGAAATGCAAGAAAGAGTGCATAGACTTTTTGAACACTCGGATCTTCATAACAAAAAGGAAGTGGCATGA
- a CDS encoding DUF2853 family protein, whose translation MSEKRDELIQKFAVDLKEKCGVTPDMDLLEKVTVACGPTIFNADAATVSSSDSSELETVKKNFLINKLGLTDGPELDQAIETVMNTYGQSNRNKYRPVVYYMLTKHFNKESIYA comes from the coding sequence ATGAGCGAAAAAAGAGATGAACTGATTCAAAAGTTTGCGGTTGATTTAAAAGAAAAATGTGGTGTAACCCCTGATATGGATTTGCTAGAAAAAGTAACTGTAGCATGTGGGCCAACAATTTTTAATGCAGATGCAGCAACGGTATCTTCTTCAGACTCATCAGAACTTGAAACGGTGAAAAAAAACTTTCTTATCAACAAATTGGGTTTAACTGATGGTCCAGAGCTGGATCAAGCCATTGAAACTGTCATGAATACTTACGGACAATCTAACAGAAATAAATATCGTCCAGTGGTTTATTACATGTTAACCAAACACTTCAACAAAGAGTCAATTTACGCATAA
- a CDS encoding 4a-hydroxytetrahydrobiopterin dehydratase, which translates to MLNNHQCTPAAQKLNKQAIHQYFKELDSWEISGDQSCIEKEFSFANFQQALNFVNQVGAIAQEQNHHPDIYLSWGRVLLMLSTHDRGGLSINDFIVASKIDRLI; encoded by the coding sequence ATGTTAAATAATCATCAATGCACGCCTGCAGCACAAAAGTTAAATAAGCAAGCCATTCATCAATACTTTAAAGAGCTTGATTCATGGGAGATTTCTGGAGATCAATCTTGTATTGAGAAAGAGTTTAGTTTTGCAAACTTTCAGCAAGCTCTGAATTTTGTCAATCAGGTGGGAGCCATTGCCCAAGAGCAAAATCACCATCCAGACATTTATCTTTCTTGGGGCAGGGTTTTATTGATGTTATCCACCCATGATCGAGGGGGATTAAGTATCAACGACTTTATTGTGGCCTCAAAGATAGATCGACTGATTTGA